The nucleotide sequence TTCTCTTGAAACCTGCTTCATCCTGCACTTCATCTTCGCTCAACAGTCACGTCCAGCCTTCTTCTCTTGCTTCTCCTTCTTCAGAGCCAAGCCACAGGCCCCCACCTGTGCCAGCAAGAGTTGCTAGAGTCCCTGTACAGGGCAACTACAGCAGTCGCAACCCTGTGACTGTGCGACGGGTTGATGTGCGGCCACAAGCGGAGATCAGGAAGCCACAGAGGATGCCTCTACAGCCTCAGTCCAAACCTCTACAACCTAAACTCAGACAAACCCCACAGCCACAGGCACCACCTCCACCTACGCCATCCTTCAAATCGCCATCCCTCCCCTTACACTCTTCATCATCCCCTTGCGTACCCTCTAGCCCCCTGTTGCTACGAGCAGCCATGCTACCCCCAGCCTCACCAGCCTGTACCCGCTTGTCGTCTACGAGCTCACGAGGATCAACACGCAGACGCCCCTCACTACACCGCTCCAAATCAGACCTGAGCGACCGTTATGCACGTGCGAATGCTGACCTAGAGCGTTTCTTCAATTACTGTGGGTTAGAACCCAGCGAATTGCAAACTATGGACATGGAGCATTTTGGACGTGCGAATTCTGATATTGTTTCCATTTCAAAGCTGCGCAGCGTCAGCACACCCAGCTCGGAGTGTGGGGATGAAGGCCGGCCTTACAGGGAGGAggacgatgatgatgaagacGATGGCCGTCCAAGGCCCAATGACCGTGTTCCTTATGGGATCTCAGTCATCGAGAGGAATGCACGTGTTATCAAGTGGCTCTACGGGATCCGACAGGCTCGGGACTCTCAAAATGTTTCCAATGTATAGGTGCCTCACAGAAACACCAAAAAACTGGTCAGAAGGAAAAGAACGGGGACATATCCAGAACAAACATGCCCCAATTTAATGATGTCTTTTTACatgcaatatatttattatgttttttgaatAAGATATTTTGTGTTGTATATTTGTGATACATATGGATTATTCTTTACTCGCCTTACAGCAAGCTCAAGGATAATAGTTCTTATACATTTTGTTTGTGTTATGTCGTTATAGGTCTTTTTGTCAAAGCAGCCCTTTGTTGCTTCTTTTGGCTAGGCAATTTGGGCTGTAATGATTTACCTCAAATGGAGAGAAGACTGGAGCAAGCTTTAGATTCTCTGCACATTGACTTAGAAAGTGAAAGTCATTTTAAGCAATAATTAAAGTACTAGATACTAAGAGCTATGAGAGTGTGGTTGATGATGGTTATGATGAACACAGCAATAGGCCAGCTGTAATGTTGATTATCAGGTACTTAGTCTTTATATCAGATTTAGTCTTATTCAATCAACTATGTATTGATATTGGA is from Clarias gariepinus isolate MV-2021 ecotype Netherlands chromosome 22, CGAR_prim_01v2, whole genome shotgun sequence and encodes:
- the wu:fa11c10 gene encoding protein FAM110B translates to MSVETLRPSDGRLAFTSAMPLRILNKGPDYFRRVLEPGARKLSAVERLEADKAKYVKSQQVALTRQEPIKPPVIRKPLMSPAMMLHTPPARKVPRRPSDTENGGQGPCRATPLNLDALNNLINIADVPHPSSPAPNSPSPSTMSGQSAEPQQICGFNGPFLLKPASSCTSSSLNSHVQPSSLASPSSEPSHRPPPVPARVARVPVQGNYSSRNPVTVRRVDVRPQAEIRKPQRMPLQPQSKPLQPKLRQTPQPQAPPPPTPSFKSPSLPLHSSSSPCVPSSPLLLRAAMLPPASPACTRLSSTSSRGSTRRRPSLHRSKSDLSDRYARANADLERFFNYCGLEPSELQTMDMEHFGRANSDIVSISKLRSVSTPSSECGDEGRPYREEDDDDEDDGRPRPNDRVPYGISVIERNARVIKWLYGIRQARDSQNVSNV